From the Mahella australiensis 50-1 BON genome, the window CACAGGATCTGATATTTTTATAACCATTGACAATACCATCATTATAGGAAAACTTGGAACTGTTAATATAATATTTGTGATAAACATTAATATAGCATCTACTGTGCCACCTACCACACCTGAAACTGTACCCATAATAAACGCTATTAATAAAGTAAATAATGCCGATAAAAAAGCAACTACAAGCACGTTTCTGGAGCCATGCACAAATTGAGACAATGTATCTCTACCCGCATAATCCGTACCAAGAGGATGCTCCAAAGATGGGAGTTGAAGCCGTTCTGCATAATTGGTCTGCGTAGCAAGTGGTATAATATAAGGACCAACTACAGCCATAAACAAAAATATAAGCAAGATAATTAAGCCTACAAAAGCTTGCTTATTTCGATTTATCACACTAAAGAACCCTTTTATCGTGTTCATAACAGTTTATCCCTCCTGCCTGATTCGAGGATCCAAGATAGAATACAGTATCTCAGCTATCAAATTAGCCAGCACAACTGCTATCGTTATCATGAGAAACATGCCCTGCATAAGCGTAAAATCTCTGCGTCCGACAGCCTGATTCAAAAAATATCCCACACCCGGATAAACAAATATATTCTCAACAAGCGGTGAACCGCCGAACATCATACCGAACGATATAGCCAAGTTGGTTATCAGAGGCAAAAGAGCATTCCTACCTACGTATGTAGTTATTATTCTCCTTTGCGATAATCCTCTGGCCTTTGCCGCTGTTACGTAATCCTCCCCAAGAACGCTTATAGCATTGCCTTTCATAGCCAATGCCCATCCTCCCAAACCGGTAATAACATAAGCGCTTATCGGCAGTATAGCATGTTCTAGCACACTGGATATATAAGGCCAATTGAAGCCGGGCATAACGGACGAATCATATGGTCCCCGATTAGGAAGCCACTTCAAGTTTACCGCAAATATGATTATTAAGATAAGGCCCACTATATAATCCGGTATTGAGCCGGCAATAGAGGCATAAATAGAAACGATGGGGTCTACTATGGTATTTCTCTTCCATGCCACGTACATGCCTATAAATATACCAATTATAAATGAAATAAACAACGAAATGGACAATAACAATAACGTCCATGGCAGTGCACCTGCAATAACCTGTACAACTGGCTTTTTAAATGACATGGATTCGCCGAAATTCCCCTTTAATAAACCCGAAACATATCTACTGTACTGTTGGATTATCGGTATGTCCGGATCATAGTTTAACATCGATTTAGCACGTGCATACGCCTCTTCATAAT encodes:
- a CDS encoding ABC transporter permease, encoding MAWIRRLMLIILTIFFAMTITFVVIRMMPGNPVETLAMDMVRNQGVNYEEAYARAKSMLNYDPDIPIIQQYSRYVSGLLKGNFGESMSFKKPVVQVIAGALPWTLLLLSISLFISFIIGIFIGMYVAWKRNTIVDPIVSIYASIAGSIPDYIVGLILIIIFAVNLKWLPNRGPYDSSVMPGFNWPYISSVLEHAILPISAYVITGLGGWALAMKGNAISVLGEDYVTAAKARGLSQRRIITTYVGRNALLPLITNLAISFGMMFGGSPLVENIFVYPGVGYFLNQAVGRRDFTLMQGMFLMITIAVVLANLIAEILYSILDPRIRQEG